Proteins encoded within one genomic window of Empedobacter falsenii:
- a CDS encoding ABC transporter ATP-binding protein has product MEFLLQAQGLTRKYKDKVALNNFSINIPQGSIYGLLGPNGAGKTTFIRIVNQITAPDSGTILLNGEPLTKKSIGQVGYMPEERGLYKNMKVGEQALYFAKLKGLSSAEARKRTEYWFEKLDMMSWWNKKLSELSKGMGQKVQFVITVIHNPSLLIFDEPFSGFDPVNAQIIANEILELRDKGTTIIFSTHRMESVEEMCDHVALINQSNKVLDGTIEEVRNQFKTGKFSIQLNEIPADSLQNLANEFEISDVRNINQRTEFNLLYNKETPTNVILDKLMQVGQVHQFKEIIPSMNDVFLEAVKQSSIPNL; this is encoded by the coding sequence ATGGAATTTTTATTGCAAGCTCAAGGCTTAACAAGAAAATATAAAGATAAAGTTGCGCTTAATAATTTTAGTATCAATATTCCACAAGGTTCTATTTATGGACTTTTGGGACCAAATGGTGCTGGAAAAACGACTTTTATTCGTATTGTCAATCAAATTACAGCGCCAGATAGCGGTACAATTTTGTTGAATGGAGAACCTTTGACGAAAAAATCAATCGGGCAAGTTGGTTATATGCCAGAAGAACGTGGTTTGTACAAGAATATGAAAGTTGGAGAACAGGCACTGTATTTTGCAAAACTGAAAGGTCTTTCTTCTGCGGAAGCCAGAAAACGTACCGAATATTGGTTCGAGAAACTTGATATGATGTCTTGGTGGAATAAGAAATTGAGCGAGTTGTCGAAAGGAATGGGACAAAAAGTTCAGTTTGTGATTACAGTTATTCACAATCCTTCTTTACTGATTTTCGATGAACCTTTTAGTGGTTTTGATCCTGTAAATGCACAAATTATTGCGAATGAAATTCTTGAATTAAGAGACAAAGGAACAACAATTATTTTCTCAACACATCGTATGGAATCTGTTGAAGAAATGTGTGATCATGTGGCATTGATTAATCAATCGAATAAAGTGTTAGATGGAACGATTGAAGAAGTTAGAAATCAATTTAAGACAGGAAAGTTTTCGATTCAATTGAATGAAATTCCTGCTGATTCTCTTCAAAATTTAGCCAATGAATTTGAGATTTCGGATGTACGAAACATTAATCAACGAACTGAATTTAATTTATTGTATAATAAAGAAACACCAACCAATGTGATTTTAGATAAATTGATGCAAGTTGGACAAGTTCATCAATTCAAAGAGATTATTCCTTCGATGAATGATGTGTTTTTGGAAGCCGTTAAACAAAGTTCAATTCCTAATCTTTAA
- a CDS encoding SGNH/GDSL hydrolase family protein: protein MLIIGIEQTLRKIPNDYKYKADYLKENGSEIETLILGSSHTFTGLNPKLFKNKTFNAAHSAQSLDLDYKIFEQNRKYLPNLKTIIIPISYFSFTKQLNDFNQKKLKYYSIYWNIDINNNDLNLNYEIFSEPIDIDYNRIKDYWIEDKNNLTIDINGYINKRYEPSWNDSIYAKKTFERHRANLNSTQVQHIIKTHYHDLEQIIKQAKSNDIKVVLLATPTTNLYKNYVIKTPQYFNLKNNINRLSKYNNVIFINYFINNENFSKKDFKNSDHLNAKGADKLTLKVDSIMNKTFALITK from the coding sequence ATGCTAATAATTGGAATAGAACAAACCCTTCGCAAAATTCCGAACGATTACAAATACAAAGCTGATTATTTAAAAGAAAATGGAAGTGAAATAGAAACTTTGATTCTTGGGAGTTCGCATACTTTTACGGGATTGAATCCAAAATTATTTAAAAATAAAACTTTTAATGCTGCACATTCTGCCCAATCATTGGATTTAGATTACAAAATTTTTGAACAAAATCGAAAATATTTACCCAATTTAAAAACCATTATTATTCCCATTTCGTATTTTTCATTTACAAAACAATTGAATGATTTTAATCAAAAAAAGTTAAAATATTATTCAATTTATTGGAATATTGATATTAATAATAACGATTTAAATCTTAATTACGAAATTTTTTCAGAACCTATTGATATTGATTATAATCGAATAAAAGATTATTGGATTGAGGATAAAAATAATTTGACAATAGATATTAATGGATATATAAATAAGCGATACGAACCAAGTTGGAATGATAGTATTTATGCTAAAAAAACGTTTGAAAGACATCGTGCAAATTTGAATTCAACTCAAGTACAACATATTATAAAAACACATTATCATGATTTAGAACAAATTATAAAACAAGCAAAATCAAATGATATAAAAGTTGTTCTATTGGCTACTCCTACAACTAATTTGTATAAAAATTATGTTATAAAAACACCTCAATATTTCAATTTAAAAAATAATATTAATCGATTATCGAAATATAATAATGTCATTTTCATCAATTATTTTATTAATAATGAAAATTTCAGTAAAAAAGATTTCAAAAATTCAGATCATTTAAATGCAAAAGGTGCAGATAAGTTAACGTTGAAGGTGGACTCTATTATGAATAAAACATTTGCGTTGATTACAAAATAA
- the pepE gene encoding dipeptidase PepE — MINPNDRLLVISTSTIHGFSFLEYIKDEIKEFIQSDEIIFVPYARPSGISYDDYTQNVKDALQTVGISVKGLHTFENKKEAILHAKAIFIGGGNTFLLLKTLYELGLIEELRSVVHNGTPYIGTSAGSNLTGLTIGTTNDMPIVYPPSFDALQFLPFNINPHYLDPDPNSTHKGETRETRINEFHKFNHQVVVGLREGSWLRVENGVVELKGKLSARIFRQNEQPIEFESGILEEKVYRI; from the coding sequence ATGATAAATCCAAATGATAGACTATTAGTGATAAGTACGAGTACTATTCACGGTTTTAGTTTTTTAGAATATATAAAAGATGAAATCAAAGAATTTATTCAATCTGATGAAATCATTTTTGTTCCCTATGCGCGTCCTTCGGGAATTTCGTACGATGATTATACGCAAAATGTAAAAGATGCTTTGCAAACGGTTGGAATTTCTGTAAAAGGTTTGCATACTTTCGAGAATAAAAAAGAAGCAATTTTGCATGCTAAAGCGATTTTTATTGGTGGAGGAAATACATTTTTATTGCTAAAAACGTTGTATGAACTTGGTTTGATAGAAGAATTGAGAAGCGTTGTACATAATGGAACACCATATATTGGAACGAGTGCAGGAAGTAATTTGACAGGTTTAACAATTGGAACAACAAATGATATGCCGATTGTTTATCCACCAAGTTTTGATGCGTTACAATTTTTACCTTTTAATATTAATCCGCATTATTTGGATCCTGATCCTAATTCTACGCACAAAGGAGAAACAAGAGAAACGCGTATCAATGAATTTCACAAGTTTAATCATCAAGTTGTAGTTGGATTGAGAGAAGGAAGTTGGCTTCGTGTAGAAAATGGAGTGGTGGAGTTGAAAGGAAAATTATCTGCCCGAATTTTTAGACAAAATGAACAACCAATTGAGTTTGAATCTGGTATTTTAGAGGAAAAAGTTTATAGAATATAG
- a CDS encoding MGMT family protein codes for MTKIISDTYEKIYEIVRQIPEGRVSTYGLIAKYIGEKFSARVVGYAMNHVHNREDVPAHRVVNRNGLLTGKHHFNPSSLMQQLLENEGVEIINDKVINFKEIVWDPNESH; via the coding sequence ATGACAAAAATCATTTCTGATACTTATGAGAAAATTTATGAAATAGTTCGTCAAATTCCCGAAGGACGTGTTTCTACTTATGGATTGATTGCAAAATATATAGGAGAAAAATTTTCGGCTCGTGTTGTTGGTTATGCAATGAATCATGTACATAATAGAGAAGACGTTCCTGCGCACCGTGTTGTAAACAGAAATGGTTTGTTAACTGGAAAACATCATTTTAATCCTTCGAGTTTGATGCAACAATTGTTAGAAAATGAAGGTGTGGAGATTATAAATGATAAAGTGATTAATTTTAAAGAAATTGTATGGGATCCGAATGAATCTCATTAA
- a CDS encoding M48 family metalloprotease, whose translation MNSFKINVSETYKKAQKKSAVWIALFLITLFFSTILSIIIFIICVCAGIAIVITKPMWITIILGLGLLALGGLIVYYNIKFILNIFKKTATNGIEIFETNQPELFKLIKETADKVGTKHPKKVFIIDDVNAYVSYSNNLQSLVFPTRKNLSIGIGLLHGISQNELKGIIAHEFGHFSQKSMTIGSHVGNATKIMEDILYSNQTLRFDVDNLGQINGIVGFISMGAVAYNKMIESILKIIHKKLEFNYLKLSREMEFHADQIATNVVGIETMSKPLLRIELYQFVYQELANFYTSLQDDKKFSINIYQNMNQLVDFYIDDYELSLENNLAIVGINEFNQNHSLLQFEDLWSTHPEMDKRLANIASTNHHSEIDKSPKAITLLQKNNEFEEEFTFNFFFQLNLYRVNEIDNSEFIETFKTIHNKYNYPKVYNHFFSNYDLPFDRFKKADLTDKQQNIPTNELFSDENIIVAKQYLALQIDLLQLDFFSSQKKPQPFKYNNVVYNKKQDVLKVKEELEQINSLSLNYL comes from the coding sequence ATGAATTCTTTTAAAATAAACGTTTCTGAAACGTACAAAAAGGCTCAAAAAAAATCGGCTGTTTGGATTGCTCTTTTCTTGATTACTCTTTTCTTTTCTACAATTTTGAGCATCATCATTTTTATAATTTGTGTTTGTGCAGGAATCGCTATTGTCATTACAAAACCAATGTGGATTACCATTATTTTAGGTTTGGGACTGTTGGCTTTAGGAGGTTTAATCGTTTATTATAACATTAAATTTATTCTGAATATTTTCAAAAAAACAGCTACGAATGGAATTGAAATTTTTGAAACAAATCAACCAGAATTATTCAAATTAATAAAAGAAACCGCAGATAAAGTTGGCACAAAACATCCAAAAAAAGTATTTATTATTGATGATGTAAATGCATATGTTTCCTACTCGAACAATTTGCAAAGTTTAGTTTTTCCAACGAGAAAAAATTTGTCGATTGGTATTGGTTTGCTTCATGGTATTTCTCAAAATGAATTAAAAGGGATTATTGCACACGAATTTGGGCATTTTTCTCAAAAATCAATGACAATTGGTAGTCATGTTGGGAATGCGACCAAAATTATGGAAGATATTTTATACAGTAATCAAACCTTGAGATTTGATGTCGATAATTTAGGTCAAATTAATGGAATTGTTGGTTTTATCTCGATGGGCGCTGTTGCTTACAATAAAATGATTGAATCTATTTTGAAAATAATTCACAAAAAATTAGAATTTAATTATCTAAAATTAAGTCGAGAAATGGAATTTCATGCGGATCAAATTGCGACAAATGTTGTAGGAATTGAAACGATGAGTAAACCATTATTGAGAATAGAATTATATCAATTTGTTTACCAAGAATTAGCCAATTTTTATACAAGTTTACAAGATGATAAAAAGTTTTCGATTAATATTTATCAAAATATGAATCAATTAGTTGATTTTTATATCGATGATTATGAACTTTCTTTAGAAAATAATTTAGCAATTGTTGGAATTAATGAATTTAATCAAAATCATTCGTTACTACAATTTGAAGATTTATGGTCGACGCATCCAGAAATGGACAAACGTTTGGCAAATATAGCGTCTACAAATCATCATTCTGAAATAGATAAATCTCCAAAAGCCATTACTTTACTTCAAAAAAATAATGAATTTGAAGAAGAATTTACATTCAATTTTTTCTTTCAATTAAATTTATATCGTGTCAATGAGATAGACAATTCAGAATTTATTGAAACGTTTAAAACCATTCATAATAAATACAATTACCCTAAAGTTTACAATCATTTTTTTTCAAATTATGATTTACCTTTTGATCGATTTAAAAAAGCTGATTTAACGGATAAACAACAAAATATTCCTACGAATGAATTGTTTTCGGATGAAAATATTATAGTTGCAAAACAATATTTAGCTTTACAAATTGATTTATTGCAATTAGATTTTTTTTCCAGTCAAAAAAAGCCGCAACCATTCAAATACAACAATGTTGTTTACAATAAAAAACAAGATGTACTGAAAGTTAAAGAAGAATTGGAGCAAATAAATAGTCTCTCCTTAAACTACTTATAA
- a CDS encoding ABC transporter permease → MKNIFLVAQREFFSQVKNKAFIVMTFLSPLLIVGAGAVIFFLSSANNSEVKNIAIVDESTEFVTSFKSTKQMMFSIYTPQELQSIKDTLKGSEYLNAILHIPKNTDGNYENIEKNTELITNGNLGITDREKLSRTISDKIEKEKQAKSGIDKAALEASKARVNLNVFNVTDGKEDKGMELKIGLSMFLTYIIFMFVMIYGVKVMRSVVEEKNNRVVEIIISSVKPFELMMGKILGTTMVAVTQFAIWIGMTMGLLILFPAIAASRMDMSQQMMNQAQLAETNPDMMQKVTEISEVLLTFNYPLIIFAFIAYFILGYLFYSSVFAAIGSAVDNDTDTQQFTYFPLVPMMIGLYGSMTTFENPDGPVAFWLSMIPLTSPISMITRIPFDVPIWQLALSLFLLLISTIFMVYIAGKIYRIGILIYGKKPTVKEMMKWISYKN, encoded by the coding sequence ATGAAAAATATATTTTTAGTTGCACAACGCGAGTTCTTTTCTCAAGTAAAAAACAAAGCGTTTATTGTTATGACTTTTCTTTCGCCTTTGTTGATTGTTGGAGCAGGAGCTGTGATTTTCTTTTTGAGTTCTGCAAATAATTCCGAAGTGAAAAACATTGCAATTGTAGATGAAAGTACAGAGTTTGTAACCTCGTTTAAATCGACTAAACAAATGATGTTCAGTATTTACACGCCTCAAGAATTGCAATCAATTAAGGACACGTTGAAAGGAAGCGAATATTTGAATGCGATTCTTCATATTCCAAAAAATACAGATGGAAATTATGAAAATATTGAGAAAAATACAGAATTAATTACAAATGGAAATCTTGGAATTACTGATCGAGAAAAACTTTCGAGAACAATTAGTGATAAGATTGAAAAAGAAAAACAAGCAAAATCTGGTATTGATAAAGCTGCTTTAGAAGCTTCTAAGGCTCGCGTTAACCTGAATGTTTTCAATGTTACAGACGGAAAAGAAGATAAAGGAATGGAGTTGAAAATCGGATTATCGATGTTTTTAACTTACATTATTTTCATGTTTGTAATGATTTATGGCGTAAAAGTTATGCGTTCGGTTGTTGAAGAAAAGAATAATCGCGTGGTCGAAATTATCATTTCTTCTGTAAAACCTTTCGAATTGATGATGGGTAAAATTTTAGGAACAACAATGGTTGCAGTGACTCAATTTGCAATATGGATTGGGATGACAATGGGGTTATTGATTTTATTTCCAGCAATTGCAGCGTCGAGAATGGATATGTCACAACAAATGATGAATCAAGCACAATTAGCGGAGACTAATCCAGATATGATGCAGAAAGTAACAGAAATTAGCGAAGTGTTGTTGACGTTTAATTATCCGTTAATAATTTTTGCTTTTATTGCTTATTTTATCTTAGGATATTTGTTCTACAGCTCTGTTTTTGCGGCAATTGGTTCTGCTGTTGACAATGATACTGATACACAACAATTCACATATTTTCCTTTAGTTCCGATGATGATTGGACTTTATGGAAGTATGACAACTTTCGAAAATCCTGATGGTCCAGTTGCTTTTTGGTTATCAATGATTCCATTGACTTCACCTATATCAATGATTACTCGAATTCCTTTTGATGTTCCGATTTGGCAATTAGCTTTATCCTTATTTTTGCTGTTAATAAGTACAATATTTATGGTTTATATTGCTGGAAAAATCTATAGAATTGGGATTTTAATTTATGGTAAAAAACCAACTGTAAAAGAAATGATGAAATGGATTTCTTATAAAAACTAA
- a CDS encoding cold-shock protein has protein sequence MNKGTVKFFNEEKGYGFIKDDESGKEYFVHVSGLTDKVAQNDKVSFDLEQGKKGINAVNVKVI, from the coding sequence ATGAATAAAGGAACTGTAAAATTCTTTAATGAAGAAAAAGGATACGGATTTATTAAAGATGACGAATCAGGAAAAGAGTACTTCGTACACGTTTCTGGTTTAACAGACAAAGTAGCTCAAAACGATAAAGTATCTTTTGACTTAGAACAAGGAAAAAAAGGCATCAACGCCGTTAATGTGAAAGTAATCTAA
- the rocD gene encoding ornithine--oxo-acid transaminase → MEKSAELIALEEKYGAHNYHPLPVVLEKGEGVYVWDVDGKKYFDFLSAYSAVNQGHCHPRIIKALKDQAEKLTLTSRAFYNAELGKYEKFITELFGFDKVLPMNTGAEAVETALKIARKWGYEKKGIPAGEAIIVVCKDNFHGRTTTIISFSNDEDARKNFNPYTSGFEAVEYNDIEALKQILEEKADKICGFLVEPIQGEAGVNVPSEGYLKACEELCKQHNVLFIADEIQTGIARTGKMLAIDHENIDADVLILGKAVSGGAYPVSAVLANDEIMNVIKPGQHGSTYGGNPLAAAVATEALQVVLDEKLAENSEKLGQIFRAEITKMAEEFPLFKSVRGKGLLNAILINDTPESETAWNFCVAMKDNGLLAKPTHGNIIRFAPPLVMNEEQLHECLAIIRKTAQEFKK, encoded by the coding sequence ATGGAAAAATCAGCAGAATTAATTGCATTAGAAGAAAAATACGGAGCGCATAACTATCATCCGCTTCCAGTTGTATTGGAAAAAGGTGAAGGTGTTTACGTTTGGGATGTTGATGGGAAAAAATATTTCGACTTTTTATCAGCTTATTCAGCTGTTAATCAAGGTCACTGTCATCCTCGAATCATCAAAGCGTTAAAAGATCAAGCCGAAAAATTAACGTTAACTTCTCGTGCTTTTTATAATGCGGAATTAGGAAAATACGAAAAATTTATCACAGAATTATTCGGTTTCGATAAAGTTTTACCAATGAATACGGGTGCTGAAGCAGTAGAAACAGCGCTAAAAATTGCTCGTAAATGGGGGTACGAAAAGAAAGGAATTCCAGCTGGTGAAGCGATTATTGTGGTATGTAAAGACAATTTCCATGGTCGTACAACTACTATTATTTCTTTCTCGAATGATGAAGATGCACGTAAAAATTTCAATCCTTACACAAGTGGTTTTGAAGCTGTAGAATACAATGATATTGAAGCTCTAAAACAAATTTTAGAAGAAAAAGCAGATAAAATTTGTGGATTCTTAGTAGAACCAATTCAAGGAGAAGCGGGTGTTAATGTACCTTCTGAAGGATATTTGAAAGCTTGTGAAGAATTATGTAAACAACATAATGTTTTATTTATCGCCGACGAAATTCAAACAGGAATTGCACGTACAGGAAAAATGTTAGCAATCGATCACGAAAATATTGATGCCGATGTTTTAATCTTAGGTAAAGCCGTTTCGGGTGGAGCTTATCCAGTTTCTGCAGTTTTAGCAAATGATGAAATCATGAATGTGATCAAACCAGGACAACACGGTTCTACTTATGGAGGAAATCCATTAGCTGCGGCTGTTGCAACAGAAGCTTTGCAAGTTGTTTTGGACGAAAAATTAGCTGAAAATTCTGAAAAATTAGGGCAAATTTTTAGAGCAGAAATCACAAAAATGGCAGAAGAATTTCCGTTATTCAAATCAGTTCGTGGAAAAGGTTTATTAAATGCAATTTTAATCAACGATACACCAGAATCTGAAACAGCATGGAATTTCTGTGTTGCAATGAAAGACAACGGATTATTAGCCAAACCTACGCACGGAAACATCATTCGTTTCGCTCCTCCTTTAGTGATGAACGAAGAACAGTTACACGAATGTTTAGCGATTATTCGTAAAACTGCACAAGAGTTTAAAAAATAA
- the hemW gene encoding radical SAM family heme chaperone HemW: MAGIYIHIPFCKQKCSYCDFHFSTNLQHKSNLIQAINKELEIRKNEISTPLETIYFGGGTPSILNEIELESIFETIYKNYSTKNLKEITLEANPDDLNKEKLNFLKSTPINRFSIGVQSFFEEDLKLMNRAHNAQEAETSIKLAQDFGFENITIDLIYGSTTTTNEVWKQNLQKAIALNVPHISSYALTVEEKTILDHQIKKGITKPVDEDRQNEQFQLLVDTLTSNNFIQYEISNFGKENYFSLHNSNYWKGIHYLGIGPSAHSYNGKTRAWNIANNSKYIQTINENKLPQEIEVLNEVEQFNEMIMIGLRTIYGIDLNRINSEFSQPLVNSFYQELNQLINENLVEKKENRIILKPEAKFFADGIASRLFYID, translated from the coding sequence TTGGCAGGAATTTATATTCATATCCCGTTTTGTAAACAAAAATGTAGCTATTGCGACTTTCATTTTTCGACTAATCTTCAACATAAATCAAATTTAATTCAAGCAATTAATAAAGAACTTGAGATCAGAAAAAATGAAATTTCTACACCTTTAGAAACGATTTATTTTGGAGGAGGAACACCTTCTATCCTAAACGAAATTGAGTTAGAAAGTATTTTCGAAACGATTTATAAAAATTATTCGACCAAAAATTTAAAAGAAATTACACTAGAAGCGAATCCTGATGATCTGAACAAAGAAAAACTTAATTTCTTGAAATCAACTCCGATTAATCGTTTTTCGATTGGTGTTCAATCATTTTTTGAAGAAGATTTGAAATTAATGAATCGAGCACATAACGCACAAGAAGCTGAAACTTCTATAAAATTGGCGCAAGATTTTGGTTTCGAAAATATCACTATTGATTTGATTTATGGTTCTACAACCACAACTAACGAAGTGTGGAAACAAAATTTGCAAAAAGCAATTGCGCTAAATGTTCCACATATTTCTTCTTATGCCTTAACAGTCGAAGAAAAAACAATTTTAGATCATCAAATCAAAAAAGGAATCACTAAACCAGTTGATGAAGATCGTCAAAACGAACAATTTCAACTTTTAGTAGACACTTTAACTTCGAATAATTTTATTCAATACGAAATCTCCAATTTCGGAAAAGAAAACTATTTTTCTTTGCACAATTCTAATTATTGGAAAGGAATTCATTATTTAGGAATTGGACCTTCTGCACATTCTTATAACGGAAAAACTCGAGCTTGGAACATTGCAAATAATTCAAAATATATACAAACTATCAACGAAAATAAGCTACCTCAAGAAATTGAAGTTTTAAATGAAGTAGAACAATTTAATGAAATGATAATGATTGGATTGAGAACAATTTATGGAATAGATTTAAATCGAATTAATTCAGAATTTTCTCAACCTTTAGTGAATTCTTTTTATCAAGAACTCAATCAATTAATTAACGAAAATTTAGTCGAAAAGAAAGAAAATAGAATTATTTTGAAACCCGAAGCAAAATTTTTCGCAGACGGAATTGCTTCAAGATTATTTTACATCGATTAA
- a CDS encoding IS5 family transposase produces the protein MLGKNPEKKPELFRPMLVDFIDHEHELVLLSEKIDWNYFEKEFSSLYSKVGNPSHPIRFMVGCLLLKHLYNLGDETLEKAWIMNPYMQHFCGRVFFEHEFPCDPSNFVHFRKRIGEKGIEKIFAYSVRMHDAKTNTSNFVLSDTTVQENNTSFPTDAKLCKKVIDYCNKIAGNEGIKQRQRYTKVSKQMVRNTYNGKHPKRAKAARKSQRQLKTIAMRLIRELQRNFNAEQQEFYKDLMTLYTKVVTQKRNDADKIYSIHKPFTRCIAKGKAHSQYEFGNKVGLITTANKGKKIILGIKAFLQTPYDGHTIEPLLEQMETGGQKLPKELVYDRGGRGKSEIKGVKISIPSTPRKKDTAYQKQTKRKKFRTRAAIEPIIGHLKTDFRLAKNYFMGETGPQINALLAATAWNMKKMMELLKQKIIILFYKIQIMLFSNPVFKNKLNSGFC, from the coding sequence ATGTTGGGGAAAAATCCAGAAAAGAAGCCAGAATTATTCCGCCCAATGTTGGTGGATTTTATTGACCACGAGCATGAACTTGTTCTACTTTCAGAAAAAATAGATTGGAATTATTTTGAGAAAGAATTTTCGTCCTTGTATTCCAAAGTGGGCAATCCGAGCCATCCGATTCGGTTTATGGTGGGTTGTTTGCTACTGAAACATTTGTATAATTTGGGCGATGAGACGTTGGAAAAAGCCTGGATCATGAATCCTTATATGCAGCATTTTTGTGGCAGGGTTTTCTTTGAACACGAATTTCCTTGTGACCCGAGTAATTTTGTTCATTTCCGAAAAAGAATTGGCGAAAAAGGCATCGAAAAAATCTTTGCCTACAGCGTAAGAATGCACGATGCCAAGACGAACACCTCAAATTTTGTTTTGTCCGATACTACCGTTCAGGAGAATAATACCTCTTTTCCTACCGATGCAAAATTGTGCAAAAAAGTGATCGATTATTGCAACAAAATAGCCGGAAATGAAGGCATAAAACAAAGACAACGCTACACAAAAGTCAGCAAACAAATGGTGCGCAACACCTACAACGGAAAACATCCCAAGCGGGCAAAAGCGGCAAGGAAATCTCAAAGACAGCTCAAAACCATCGCCATGAGACTGATTCGTGAATTGCAACGGAATTTTAATGCAGAACAGCAAGAATTTTATAAAGATTTAATGACATTGTACACCAAGGTTGTCACACAAAAAAGAAACGATGCCGATAAAATTTACAGCATTCACAAGCCTTTTACCCGATGTATTGCCAAAGGAAAAGCGCATAGCCAGTATGAATTTGGGAATAAGGTAGGTTTGATAACCACCGCCAACAAAGGCAAGAAAATCATTCTCGGGATTAAAGCATTTTTGCAAACTCCTTACGATGGTCACACCATAGAACCACTTTTGGAACAGATGGAAACCGGTGGTCAAAAGCTCCCAAAAGAACTCGTTTACGATAGAGGTGGCAGAGGAAAATCAGAAATAAAGGGCGTGAAAATCTCCATCCCAAGCACTCCAAGAAAAAAAGACACTGCTTATCAAAAGCAGACAAAGCGCAAAAAATTTAGAACCAGAGCGGCAATAGAACCTATCATCGGACATTTAAAAACCGATTTTAGGCTGGCAAAAAATTACTTCATGGGAGAAACGGGACCACAAATCAATGCATTACTAGCTGCAACCGCTTGGAACATGAAGAAAATGATGGAACTACTGAAACAGAAAATTATTATCTTATTTTATAAGATACAAATTATGCTGTTTTCTAATCCTGTTTTTAAAAATAAATTAAATAGTGGGTTTTGTTAA
- the murI gene encoding glutamate racemase: MNDNRPIGVFDSGVGGLTFAKEIKRLLPNESLIYFGDTQNLPYGEKSKEAITQFSVDITNFLIDNNCKAILVACNSATANSLKEIREAAGKDVPVIDVISPVAEKVSFELREKIGVIATKATVNSGAYKKAIRRRNKHITVIEMATPLLVPVIEEGFTNSTISKAVLETYLLNKKLEGIDSIILGCTHYTHLEKEINQVFEGKVDIVNSPLIVVNQVIYQLAKEGKLAAKDAVANYTFYISNNTDNIIKVAKKFFGKDIQLIEKNLETK, translated from the coding sequence ATGAATGATAACAGACCAATTGGTGTTTTCGACTCTGGAGTTGGCGGTTTGACGTTTGCAAAAGAAATAAAACGTCTGCTACCAAACGAAAGTTTGATCTATTTTGGCGATACTCAAAATTTGCCTTACGGAGAAAAATCGAAAGAAGCGATTACACAATTTTCGGTAGACATTACTAATTTTTTAATAGACAATAATTGTAAAGCGATTTTAGTTGCATGTAATTCCGCAACAGCTAATTCGTTGAAAGAAATTAGAGAAGCCGCAGGAAAAGATGTTCCTGTTATCGATGTTATTTCGCCAGTTGCGGAGAAAGTTTCGTTCGAATTAAGAGAAAAAATAGGTGTTATTGCAACAAAAGCAACTGTAAATTCGGGCGCTTACAAAAAGGCTATTCGTCGTCGGAATAAACATATTACGGTTATTGAAATGGCAACTCCGCTCCTAGTTCCTGTTATCGAAGAAGGTTTTACAAATTCGACGATTTCTAAAGCAGTTTTAGAAACTTATTTGTTGAACAAAAAATTAGAAGGAATTGATTCGATTATTTTGGGATGTACACATTATACACATCTAGAAAAAGAAATCAATCAAGTGTTTGAAGGAAAAGTTGATATTGTAAATTCGCCTTTAATTGTCGTGAATCAAGTGATTTATCAATTAGCAAAAGAAGGAAAATTGGCTGCTAAAGATGCTGTTGCAAACTATACATTTTATATTTCTAACAATACGGATAATATTATAAAAGTTGCAAAAAAATTCTTTGGAAAAGATATTCAATTAATTGAGAAAAATTTAGAAACGAAATAG